In Kitasatospora sp. NBC_00240, the following are encoded in one genomic region:
- the pfkB gene encoding 1-phosphofructokinase yields the protein MIVTMTPNPSLDRTYELARLHRGEVNRAASDRVDPGGKGVNVARALTAAGHRTTAVLPLGGFPGLLLSDLLLRQGIDVATVPVRGETRTNVTVVEGDHVLTKINSPGPELTEQESAALLAAVQEDFAGTRPDWLACCGSLPRGLAPEWYAELVDRVHARGARTAVDTSGPALLAVLGARPDVVKPNREELAEAAGREVASVGDAFEAARHLLKQGAQQVLASLGPDGMLLVSEEGSWFGTAPVAAVRSDVGAGDASLAGFLGAGGSGPGALAAALAHGAAAVQLPGSAMPTPADLDPDAVSVTEDLPLERPLAG from the coding sequence GTGATCGTCACCATGACGCCGAACCCGAGCCTGGACCGGACCTACGAGCTGGCGCGGCTGCACCGGGGCGAGGTCAACCGGGCCGCGTCCGACCGGGTGGACCCGGGTGGCAAGGGCGTCAACGTGGCCCGCGCGCTGACCGCCGCCGGACACCGGACCACCGCCGTGCTGCCGCTGGGTGGCTTCCCCGGGCTGCTCCTCTCCGACCTGCTGCTCCGGCAGGGGATCGACGTGGCGACCGTACCGGTCCGGGGCGAGACCCGGACCAACGTCACCGTGGTCGAGGGCGACCATGTGCTCACCAAGATCAACTCTCCGGGGCCCGAGCTGACCGAGCAGGAGTCGGCCGCCCTGCTCGCCGCCGTCCAGGAGGACTTCGCCGGCACCCGGCCGGACTGGCTGGCCTGCTGCGGCAGCCTGCCGCGCGGCCTGGCCCCCGAGTGGTACGCCGAACTGGTCGACCGGGTGCACGCCCGCGGCGCCCGGACAGCCGTCGACACCTCCGGCCCGGCCCTGCTCGCCGTCCTCGGCGCCCGGCCCGACGTGGTCAAGCCCAACCGGGAGGAGCTGGCCGAGGCGGCCGGCCGGGAGGTGGCCAGCGTCGGCGACGCCTTCGAGGCGGCCCGCCATCTGCTCAAGCAGGGCGCCCAGCAGGTGCTGGCCAGCCTCGGCCCGGACGGCATGCTGCTGGTCTCCGAGGAGGGCAGCTGGTTCGGCACCGCGCCGGTCGCCGCCGTCCGCAGCGACGTGGGCGCGGGCGACGCCTCCCTCGCCGGGTTCCTCGGCGCCGGCGGCTCCGGGCCCGGGGCACTGGCCGCGGCGCTGGCGCACGGCGCCGCCGCCGTCCAGCTGCCGGGCAGCGCGATGCCCACCCCGGCCGACCTCGATCCGGACGCGGTCTCGGTCACCGAGGACCTCCCGCTGGAGCGGCCGCTGGCCGGCTGA
- a CDS encoding NAD(P)/FAD-dependent oxidoreductase produces the protein MRSMDAARTGEAIVVGSGPNGLAAALVLAREGIAVTVLEAESEIGGGTRSGELTVPGVLHDHCSAVHPLGVGSPFLRSAGLEKYGVEWRWPEIDLAHPLDAAPAGVLVRPVDVTAERLGADGPAWQQLFGPLTAGFDELAEDVLRPALRVPRHPLRTVGFGLRALPPAALTARRFRGDQARALFAGAAAHAMQPLNRPMTSAFALMLLASGHRFGWPVARGGSRTVTDALAAGLRELGGRIETGVRVRSLEELPRAATVMLDVSPGAAADICGERMPARVRRAYRRWQYGPGAFKLDLAVEGGVPWTDEACRRAGTVHLGGTLEEIAFAEREVHRGRMPRRPFVLVSQQYLADPGRSAGDVHPVWAYAHVPHGHQGDATQAVLDQLERFAPGLRERIVGLAARSPAGMERHNANYVGGDIGTGANTLRQTLLRPRAALDPYRTGVPGVYLCSAATPPGGGVHGMCGFNAARSALRALGHAGR, from the coding sequence ATGCGGAGCATGGACGCAGCTCGTACCGGTGAGGCGATCGTGGTGGGCTCCGGCCCCAACGGGCTGGCGGCGGCGCTGGTGCTGGCCCGGGAGGGGATCGCCGTCACCGTGCTGGAGGCCGAGTCCGAGATCGGCGGCGGCACCAGGTCGGGCGAGCTGACCGTCCCCGGCGTCCTGCACGACCACTGCTCCGCCGTGCACCCGCTCGGGGTCGGCTCGCCGTTCCTGCGCTCGGCCGGCCTGGAGAAGTACGGGGTCGAGTGGCGGTGGCCCGAGATCGACCTGGCCCACCCGCTGGACGCGGCCCCGGCCGGCGTGCTGGTCCGCCCGGTGGACGTGACGGCGGAGCGGCTCGGGGCCGACGGACCGGCCTGGCAGCAGCTGTTCGGGCCGCTGACCGCCGGGTTCGACGAGCTGGCCGAGGACGTCCTGCGGCCCGCCCTCCGGGTGCCCCGGCACCCGCTGCGGACGGTCGGGTTCGGACTGCGCGCGCTCCCGCCCGCCGCCCTGACGGCCCGGCGCTTCCGTGGCGACCAGGCCCGCGCGCTGTTCGCCGGCGCCGCCGCGCACGCCATGCAGCCGCTGAACCGCCCGATGACCTCGGCCTTCGCCCTGATGCTGCTCGCCTCCGGGCACCGGTTCGGCTGGCCGGTCGCCCGGGGCGGCTCCCGTACCGTCACGGACGCGCTGGCCGCCGGGCTCCGGGAGCTCGGCGGCCGGATCGAGACGGGCGTGCGGGTCCGCTCGCTGGAGGAGCTGCCGCGGGCCGCCACCGTGATGCTCGACGTGTCACCCGGCGCGGCCGCGGACATCTGCGGGGAGCGGATGCCCGCCCGGGTCCGGCGCGCGTACCGGCGCTGGCAGTACGGGCCGGGCGCCTTCAAGCTGGACCTCGCCGTCGAGGGCGGTGTGCCCTGGACGGACGAGGCCTGCCGCCGCGCCGGCACCGTGCACCTGGGCGGCACGCTGGAGGAGATCGCCTTCGCCGAGCGGGAGGTGCACCGCGGCCGGATGCCCCGGCGCCCGTTCGTCCTGGTCTCGCAGCAGTACCTCGCCGACCCCGGCCGCTCGGCCGGCGACGTGCATCCGGTCTGGGCCTACGCGCATGTGCCGCACGGCCACCAGGGCGACGCCACCCAGGCCGTGCTGGACCAGCTGGAGCGCTTCGCGCCCGGCCTCCGGGAGCGGATCGTCGGCCTGGCCGCCCGTTCGCCGGCCGGGATGGAGCGGCACAACGCCAACTACGTCGGCGGCGACATCGGCACCGGCGCCAACACCCTGCGGCAGACCCTGCTGCGCCCGCGGGCCGCCCTCGACCCCTACCGGACCGGCGTCCCGGGGGTCTACCTGTGCTCGGCCGCGACCCCGCCCGGTGGTGGGGTGCACGGGATGTGCGGGTTCAACGCGGCCCGCTCCGCCCTACGCGCCCTGGGACACGCCGGGCGGTGA
- a CDS encoding dsRBD fold-containing protein, whose translation MHNQWDVELSFEEDGVHTECEARLVGARAPGLNARGESVRSADDRPLARIGEEMAAARALEELSRKLRSQVVGEIDDEGHRPAYLIY comes from the coding sequence ATGCACAACCAGTGGGATGTGGAGCTGAGCTTCGAGGAGGACGGGGTACACACCGAGTGCGAGGCCAGACTGGTCGGCGCGCGGGCGCCGGGTCTGAACGCCCGCGGTGAGTCCGTCCGCAGCGCCGACGACCGGCCGCTGGCCCGGATCGGCGAGGAGATGGCGGCCGCCCGGGCGCTGGAGGAACTCTCCCGCAAGCTGCGCAGCCAGGTCGTCGGCGAGATCGACGACGAGGGACACCGGCCCGCCTACCTGATCTACTGA
- a CDS encoding HPr family phosphocarrier protein — MPRLLVSVGSPTGLHTRPAALFARAAARQPVRVTVRKPGRNPVDARSLLAVLTLAACHGDTLELATEGDHAHAQAALDELAGLLGSDLDSGDGR; from the coding sequence GTGCCCCGACTCCTCGTCTCCGTAGGCTCGCCCACCGGCCTGCACACCCGCCCGGCCGCGCTCTTCGCCCGGGCCGCCGCCCGCCAGCCCGTCCGGGTGACCGTCCGCAAGCCCGGACGGAACCCGGTGGACGCCCGTAGCCTGCTCGCCGTCCTCACCCTCGCGGCCTGCCACGGCGACACCCTGGAACTCGCCACCGAGGGCGACCACGCGCACGCCCAGGCCGCGCTGGACGAGCTCGCGGGCCTGCTCGGCAGCGACCTCGACTCCGGCGACGGCCGCTGA
- a CDS encoding DMT family transporter has translation MVVFLLAVGAACCLGLGFVLQQQAAQRAPRSDLLHWRLLLDLMRIPQWLLGTAFMVCGLALSALALDKGEVSLVEPLLATNLLFAMALARILTRQSLGRSGWCGVLLLAAGVTAFIVAGKPQGGGTEAGALRHWLTVGIVVGLTLLLVSTARRMPLLEEATLLALAAGLLYGLQDALTRTVAQRLDDHGLGEVLRTWEPYAVLAAGVVGLLLVQSAFEAAPLRMSLPALTAAQPLTGIACAVAFLGDQLRVTPGALAWEAAGLVCIVVGVVVIGRHPAMPGSGYQHGHGHLHRTEDGPDDGTGTGSGPDSGSGPSGGPGPDGDRGT, from the coding sequence GTGGTGGTCTTCCTCCTGGCTGTCGGCGCGGCCTGCTGCCTGGGTCTCGGGTTCGTCCTCCAGCAACAGGCGGCCCAGCGCGCACCGCGCTCCGACCTGCTGCACTGGCGGCTGCTGCTGGACCTCATGCGGATACCGCAGTGGCTGCTGGGCACCGCGTTCATGGTCTGCGGACTGGCGCTGAGCGCCTTGGCCCTGGACAAGGGCGAGGTGTCGCTGGTCGAGCCGCTGCTGGCCACCAACCTGCTCTTCGCGATGGCCCTGGCCCGAATCCTGACCCGCCAGTCGCTCGGCCGCTCCGGCTGGTGCGGGGTGCTGCTGCTCGCCGCCGGCGTGACGGCGTTCATCGTGGCCGGCAAGCCGCAGGGCGGCGGGACGGAGGCGGGCGCGCTGCGGCACTGGCTGACGGTGGGCATCGTGGTCGGGCTGACGCTGCTGCTGGTCTCGACCGCCCGCCGGATGCCGCTGCTGGAGGAGGCCACCCTGCTCGCGCTGGCCGCCGGCCTGCTCTACGGCCTGCAGGACGCGCTGACCCGGACGGTCGCCCAGCGGCTGGACGACCACGGGCTCGGCGAGGTGCTGCGGACCTGGGAGCCGTACGCGGTGCTGGCCGCCGGTGTGGTGGGGCTGCTCCTGGTGCAGAGTGCGTTCGAGGCGGCGCCGCTGCGGATGTCCCTGCCCGCGCTGACGGCGGCCCAGCCGCTCACCGGGATCGCCTGCGCGGTGGCCTTCCTCGGTGACCAATTACGGGTCACGCCCGGGGCGCTGGCCTGGGAGGCGGCCGGGCTGGTCTGCATCGTGGTCGGGGTGGTGGTGATCGGCCGTCACCCGGCCATGCCCGGCTCCGGCTACCAGCACGGCCACGGCCACCTGCACCGCACCGAGGACGGCCCCGACGACGGCACCGGGACCGGCTCGGGGCCCGACTCCGGCTCCGGCCCCTCCGGCGGCCCCGGTCCGGACGGCGACCGCGGCACCTGA
- a CDS encoding DUF6629 family protein, translating to MCWSAEADLVAGVVVSGLGLACLARVRRAGQLPLAALPLVLGVHQLIESAVWLGVDGRIGPGPAQWARTAWAVIALPLLPALVSVGVLRAVPGARGRGRRTALAVLGVLVAAALAVAVATHPVAARADGHTLSYGVGVPYAPVLIAGYLTATVGSLVLSGDRVLRLLGLLTGAAALAAALLWRLAFASAWCALAALVSAVLLWWVRQDGRPGAARFTARRVPGRVGRSGPR from the coding sequence ATGTGCTGGAGCGCCGAGGCCGACCTGGTGGCGGGCGTCGTCGTCAGCGGCCTCGGCCTGGCCTGCCTGGCACGGGTCCGGCGGGCCGGGCAACTGCCGCTGGCCGCCCTCCCGCTGGTGCTGGGGGTGCACCAGCTGATCGAGTCGGCGGTCTGGCTCGGCGTCGACGGCCGGATCGGCCCCGGTCCCGCGCAGTGGGCGCGCACCGCCTGGGCGGTGATCGCCCTGCCGCTGCTGCCCGCGCTGGTGTCCGTCGGCGTGCTGCGCGCCGTCCCCGGGGCACGGGGGCGTGGTCGGCGTACGGCGCTCGCCGTCCTCGGGGTGCTCGTGGCGGCGGCGCTGGCGGTGGCCGTCGCGACGCACCCCGTCGCCGCCCGGGCGGACGGGCACACACTGTCGTACGGGGTGGGCGTCCCGTACGCGCCGGTGCTGATCGCCGGGTATCTGACCGCCACGGTGGGCTCGCTGGTGCTGAGCGGCGACCGGGTGCTGCGACTGCTCGGTCTGCTCACCGGCGCCGCCGCGCTGGCCGCCGCCCTGCTCTGGCGGCTGGCCTTCGCCTCGGCCTGGTGCGCGCTGGCCGCGCTGGTGAGCGCGGTGCTGCTGTGGTGGGTGCGACAGGACGGCCGCCCCGGCGCGGCCCGGTTCACCGCCCGGCGTGTCCCAGGGCGCGTAGGGCGGAGCGGGCCGCGTTGA
- a CDS encoding DeoR/GlpR family DNA-binding transcription regulator codes for MYAAERQQQILLLAQQRGRVDVPSLAEEFGVTQETVRRDLSALDRAGLLRRVHGGALPAGGLHLEPGLAERDSTAAGEKERIAKAALGLLPTEGSVLLDAGTTVSRLAALLPADSTLNVVTNALPVAARLADHTDLTLHLIGGRLRHRTQAAVDAWALRDLADIHADLAVIATNGFDAEGGLSTPDLAEAAVKRAMVGAARRVVLVADSAKYGARHFARFGSLGQVDVLVTDTGLTDEQAAEIESLGPQVIRA; via the coding sequence ATGTATGCAGCGGAGCGGCAGCAACAGATCCTGCTGCTGGCCCAGCAGCGCGGCAGGGTCGACGTACCCTCGCTCGCCGAGGAGTTCGGCGTCACCCAGGAGACCGTCCGGCGCGACCTGAGCGCGCTGGACCGGGCCGGGCTGCTGCGACGGGTGCACGGCGGTGCGCTGCCCGCCGGCGGCCTCCACCTGGAGCCCGGACTGGCCGAGCGCGACAGCACGGCGGCCGGCGAGAAGGAGCGGATCGCGAAGGCCGCGCTCGGCCTGCTGCCCACCGAGGGCAGCGTGCTGCTCGACGCCGGTACCACCGTCTCCCGGCTCGCCGCCCTGCTGCCGGCGGACAGCACCCTGAACGTGGTGACCAACGCCCTGCCGGTGGCCGCCCGGCTCGCCGACCACACCGACCTCACCCTGCACCTGATCGGCGGACGGCTGCGGCACCGCACCCAGGCCGCCGTCGACGCCTGGGCCCTGCGGGACCTCGCCGACATCCACGCCGACCTGGCGGTGATCGCCACCAACGGCTTCGACGCCGAGGGCGGGCTCAGCACCCCGGACCTCGCGGAGGCCGCGGTGAAGCGCGCCATGGTCGGGGCCGCCCGGCGGGTGGTGCTGGTCGCCGACTCCGCCAAGTACGGCGCCCGGCACTTCGCCCGATTCGGCTCGCTCGGCCAGGTCGACGTGCTGGTCACGGACACCGGGCTGACCGACGAACAGGCCGCCGAGATCGAGAGCCTGGGACCGCAGGTGATCCGCGCGTGA
- a CDS encoding HD domain-containing protein yields MDFLSLAEVETIARRAHDGQVDKAGRPYAEHLAAVAGGVRERGGSTEQIAAAWLHDAVEDDALTQEWLDAAPLPPAAKAIVAAVTKRPGEAPEEYAARILATPGALLVKQADLAHNADPVRLSTLDPATGERLTAKYARMHRLLGLPGPADAGRPAN; encoded by the coding sequence ATGGACTTTCTGAGCCTGGCCGAGGTGGAGACGATCGCACGGCGGGCCCACGACGGGCAGGTGGACAAGGCGGGCCGGCCGTACGCCGAGCATCTGGCCGCCGTCGCGGGCGGGGTGCGCGAGCGCGGCGGCAGCACGGAGCAGATCGCCGCCGCCTGGCTGCACGACGCGGTCGAGGACGACGCGCTGACCCAGGAGTGGCTGGACGCGGCGCCGCTCCCGCCGGCGGCCAAGGCGATCGTCGCCGCCGTCACCAAGCGGCCCGGCGAGGCCCCCGAGGAGTACGCGGCGCGGATCCTGGCCACCCCGGGCGCGCTGCTCGTCAAGCAGGCCGACCTCGCCCACAACGCCGACCCGGTCCGGCTGTCCACCCTGGACCCGGCCACCGGGGAGCGGCTCACCGCCAAGTACGCCCGGATGCACCGCCTGCTGGGCCTGCCCGGACCGGCGGACGCCGGGCGTCCCGCGAACTGA
- a CDS encoding serine/threonine-protein kinase, which produces MGSNGYLRPTGPDDPQELAGYRLLARLGAGGMGVVYLSRTRGNQPVALKVIRREYTDDAEFRRRFQHEVRAARQVSGYHIVPVVDHDTTGERPWLASTFVAGLALDETLDLGGPLPVTVSLQLVAAVAEALRAIHAAGVIHRDLKPSNILLGADGPWVIDFGIARAADSTKLTRSGGLIGTPEFMSPEHAGGEPLTPASDIFSLGLVAAVAATGRHPYGEGGTITLVAKIANTAFRPPELSRYPEPLRGILERCLAADPADRPTAGELVALCEEAAGRAPHDFTGWLPDQVMAEIARRAEQAREAQATADQGPLSAPTAAPVTQAPPAPAVPPAAPANAPQSPPTGPPTGPPTGYPQSGHQPQAQPGHLPQQPAQAPFAAPQPPPPYQGTPTPPQFHGTPTPPPYPGSAAPPPFGAPTVPTPAARGNRKVRLALAAVVAAVVAVSAVSWIVGQGSKDDDTRDAQGTQSPAAVVPGAAQSSGGAQAGGGAKPSGGAAKPGRYVVKFEDRPLTVNGAGHTLYTTVDLDAPKVKNGQDVYEEEWEYFQAADRSELIFEEGTGKSADKTAEKCREAADGAPLRSPVTMKQLPTVMPVGTLLCTVTTKGDLAMVEITALNPTDEFYEIVGKLTVWSMTG; this is translated from the coding sequence GTGGGAAGCAACGGGTATCTGAGGCCGACAGGCCCCGACGACCCCCAGGAGCTGGCGGGCTACCGGCTGCTCGCCCGGCTGGGCGCGGGCGGCATGGGAGTGGTCTACCTGTCGAGGACGCGGGGCAACCAGCCCGTCGCCCTGAAGGTGATCCGCCGGGAGTACACCGACGACGCGGAGTTCCGCCGCCGCTTCCAGCACGAGGTGCGGGCGGCCCGCCAGGTGTCCGGGTACCACATCGTCCCGGTGGTGGATCACGACACCACGGGGGAACGCCCTTGGCTGGCCTCGACGTTCGTTGCGGGCCTGGCCCTCGACGAGACCCTCGACCTGGGCGGTCCGCTGCCGGTGACGGTCAGCCTGCAGCTGGTCGCCGCGGTGGCGGAGGCCCTGCGGGCGATCCACGCGGCCGGGGTGATCCATCGTGACCTCAAGCCGAGCAACATCCTGCTCGGCGCGGACGGGCCCTGGGTGATCGACTTCGGGATCGCCCGCGCCGCCGACTCCACCAAGCTGACCCGCAGCGGCGGGCTGATCGGCACCCCCGAGTTCATGTCGCCCGAGCACGCCGGCGGGGAGCCGCTGACCCCGGCCAGCGACATCTTCTCGCTCGGCCTGGTCGCCGCGGTGGCGGCGACCGGCCGGCACCCGTACGGCGAGGGCGGGACGATCACCCTGGTCGCGAAGATCGCCAACACCGCGTTCCGGCCGCCGGAGCTGAGCCGCTACCCGGAGCCGCTGCGGGGCATCCTGGAGCGTTGCCTGGCCGCCGACCCGGCCGACCGGCCGACGGCCGGCGAACTCGTCGCGCTCTGCGAGGAGGCCGCCGGCCGGGCACCGCACGACTTCACCGGCTGGCTTCCCGACCAGGTGATGGCCGAGATCGCGCGCCGGGCCGAGCAGGCCCGTGAGGCGCAGGCGACGGCGGACCAGGGCCCGCTGAGCGCGCCGACCGCCGCTCCGGTCACCCAGGCCCCGCCGGCGCCGGCCGTCCCGCCGGCGGCCCCGGCGAACGCCCCGCAGTCGCCCCCGACCGGGCCCCCGACCGGGCCCCCGACCGGCTATCCGCAGTCCGGCCACCAGCCGCAGGCGCAGCCCGGCCACCTGCCGCAGCAGCCGGCCCAGGCCCCGTTCGCGGCGCCGCAGCCCCCGCCGCCGTACCAGGGGACTCCCACGCCGCCGCAGTTCCACGGCACCCCCACCCCGCCGCCGTACCCGGGGAGCGCCGCCCCGCCGCCGTTCGGCGCCCCGACCGTGCCCACGCCGGCCGCACGAGGAAACCGGAAGGTCCGCCTGGCGCTGGCCGCCGTGGTGGCGGCGGTGGTCGCGGTCTCGGCGGTGAGCTGGATCGTGGGGCAGGGGAGCAAGGACGACGACACCCGTGACGCGCAGGGCACGCAGAGCCCTGCGGCGGTGGTACCCGGCGCCGCCCAGAGCTCCGGCGGCGCCCAGGCCGGCGGAGGTGCCAAGCCCTCCGGCGGCGCCGCGAAGCCCGGACGCTACGTGGTCAAGTTCGAGGACCGGCCGCTGACCGTCAACGGAGCGGGTCACACGCTCTACACCACGGTCGACCTCGACGCGCCGAAGGTGAAGAACGGCCAGGACGTGTACGAGGAGGAGTGGGAGTACTTCCAGGCCGCCGACAGGAGCGAGCTGATCTTCGAGGAGGGCACCGGGAAGAGCGCCGACAAGACGGCGGAGAAGTGCCGCGAGGCCGCCGACGGCGCCCCCCTGCGCAGCCCGGTCACCATGAAGCAGCTGCCCACCGTGATGCCCGTCGGCACCCTGCTGTGCACCGTCACCACCAAGGGCGACCTCGCCATGGTGGAGATCACCGCGCTCAACCCGACGGACGAGTTCTACGAGATCGTCGGCAAGCTGACGGTCTGGTCGATGACCGGTTGA
- a CDS encoding fructose-specific PTS transporter subunit EIIC, with amino-acid sequence MHDSGRLITPPLVDLYLAPGEKAEALRSLAQRLLAEGRITDLDGFLGDVAAREAQAPTGMGEGIGIPHCRSAYVTRPSLAFGRSARGLDFDAPDGSPADLVFMIAAPDGADDDHLRILAALARRLTDPEFTGALRAATDPTAVAALVNGEDTPSAPAPDAVPAAVPAAVPAAEGAVPPAVPAAGPGAGSRPRLVAVTSCPTGIAHTYMAAQALEQAAARAGAEIQVETQGSAGSTPLAPEVIAAAGAVILAHDVEVRDKGRFAGKPTVDVGVKGGVHRADELVARALAAARACDPAGSPARPEPTGAGAPAGAGGGPPAGRREDHWGNRLRQYLMTGVSYMIPFVAAGGLLIALGFAIGGYEISSAPSVVGHFDWTARQSWAAVLFQSGAAAFGFLVPILSGYIAYAIADRPALAPGIVGGAISVTVGAGFLGGLVSGLVSGFLVLWLVRRRVPRAIRGIMPVVVIPLLSVAVVGFLMFVVVGSPIASVMSGLTDWLNGLSGTNAILLGVLLGAMMAFDLGGPLNKVAYTFAAGALTTAGAAPDAGSLRVMAAVMAAGMTPPLGMALATTLRARLFTREERENGKAAWVLGASFITEGAIPFAAADPLRVIPAAIAGSMTAGGLVMAFDSTLRAPHGGIWVLPLIGRPVLYVLAVAAGTLVTAALVLLLKGFRGAAPAAVPEREGVPAGV; translated from the coding sequence ATGCACGACTCCGGCAGACTGATCACTCCCCCGCTCGTCGACCTCTACCTCGCCCCCGGGGAGAAGGCCGAAGCCCTGCGCTCGCTCGCCCAGCGGCTGCTCGCCGAGGGCCGGATCACCGACCTCGACGGATTCCTCGGCGATGTGGCCGCCCGAGAGGCCCAGGCGCCGACCGGGATGGGCGAGGGCATCGGCATCCCGCACTGCCGCTCGGCGTACGTCACCCGGCCCAGCCTCGCTTTCGGGCGCAGCGCGCGGGGGCTGGACTTCGACGCCCCCGACGGCAGCCCGGCCGACCTGGTGTTCATGATCGCGGCGCCGGACGGTGCGGACGACGACCACCTGCGGATCCTCGCCGCGCTGGCCCGCCGGCTGACGGACCCGGAGTTCACCGGCGCCCTGCGGGCGGCCACCGACCCGACCGCCGTCGCCGCCCTGGTGAACGGCGAGGACACCCCCTCGGCCCCCGCGCCGGACGCCGTACCCGCTGCCGTACCCGCCGCCGTACCCGCCGCCGAGGGCGCTGTACCCCCCGCTGTACCCGCCGCCGGCCCCGGGGCCGGGTCGCGGCCGCGCCTGGTCGCCGTGACCTCCTGCCCCACCGGTATCGCCCACACGTACATGGCCGCCCAGGCCTTGGAGCAGGCCGCCGCCCGGGCCGGCGCCGAGATCCAGGTGGAGACCCAGGGCTCGGCCGGCTCCACCCCGCTCGCCCCCGAGGTGATCGCCGCGGCCGGCGCGGTGATCCTCGCGCACGACGTGGAGGTCAGGGACAAGGGCCGGTTCGCCGGCAAGCCGACCGTGGACGTCGGCGTGAAGGGGGGCGTCCACCGGGCGGACGAGCTGGTCGCCCGGGCGCTCGCGGCCGCCCGGGCCTGCGACCCGGCCGGGTCGCCGGCCCGCCCTGAGCCGACGGGCGCCGGTGCCCCGGCAGGCGCCGGCGGCGGACCGCCCGCCGGCCGCCGGGAGGACCACTGGGGCAACCGGCTGCGGCAGTACCTGATGACCGGGGTCAGCTACATGATCCCGTTCGTGGCGGCGGGCGGGCTGCTGATCGCCCTGGGCTTCGCGATCGGCGGGTACGAGATCTCGTCCGCGCCCTCCGTGGTCGGCCACTTCGACTGGACGGCCCGGCAGAGCTGGGCCGCGGTGCTCTTCCAGTCCGGCGCGGCCGCCTTCGGCTTCCTGGTGCCGATCCTCTCGGGCTACATCGCGTACGCCATCGCCGACCGGCCGGCGCTGGCGCCGGGCATCGTCGGCGGCGCGATCTCGGTGACGGTCGGCGCGGGCTTCCTCGGCGGCCTGGTGTCCGGGCTGGTCTCGGGGTTCCTGGTGCTCTGGTTGGTGCGCCGGCGGGTGCCGAGGGCGATCCGGGGGATCATGCCGGTGGTGGTGATCCCGCTGCTCTCGGTCGCGGTGGTCGGCTTCCTGATGTTCGTGGTGGTCGGCTCGCCGATCGCCTCGGTGATGAGCGGGCTGACCGACTGGCTGAACGGCCTGTCGGGCACCAACGCGATCCTGCTGGGCGTCCTGCTGGGCGCGATGATGGCCTTCGACCTGGGCGGTCCGCTCAACAAGGTCGCCTACACCTTCGCGGCCGGCGCGCTCACCACGGCCGGCGCCGCCCCGGACGCGGGCAGCCTCAGGGTGATGGCCGCGGTGATGGCCGCCGGCATGACCCCGCCGCTGGGGATGGCGCTCGCGACCACGCTGCGGGCCCGGCTCTTCACCCGGGAGGAACGGGAGAACGGCAAGGCGGCCTGGGTCCTCGGGGCGTCCTTCATCACCGAGGGCGCGATCCCGTTCGCCGCCGCCGATCCGCTGCGGGTGATCCCCGCCGCGATCGCCGGCAGCATGACCGCCGGCGGCCTGGTGATGGCCTTCGACTCCACCCTGCGGGCCCCGCACGGCGGGATCTGGGTACTGCCGCTGATCGGCCGCCCCGTCCTGTACGTGCTCGCGGTCGCGGCCGGCACCCTGGTCACGGCGGCGCTGGTGCTGCTGCTGAAGGGCTTCCGCGGGGCGGCCCCGGCAGCCGTCCCGGAGCGGGAGGGCGTGCCGGCGGGCGTCTGA